ACCAGTTCCTAGTGACACGGCGAAAAACTTCCCAATCACCTTTGGCTATCTGGCTGGAATCAAGGGAGTAGTGCCGGTAGCCGATGCAGTAGGGTATGGTTCCTTGGAATTTGCCTATACCGACCCCTATCTTTATCTACGCTATTCTACACAAACAGATCAAACAACAAGTTCGCATGAAGATTATGGGCTCAACTATGTGGGTGCCATCAGGGAGTTCACCAATGAATCTGGAATGCGTTACAACTCTGAATTTATCGGCTACACCTACGGTAATGATGCCCTGGTGGTTAATCTCAATGGCGGTGTGAAGTCTTATGGGAAGTGGAATCTGAGTGGAAATATCTTCTACATGGCCCACGGGACCTTCGATATGTTTACGATCTTTAGCGAAGTTGGGGCAGGAGCAGCTCCTATTGTGACAACCCCTACAGATACTGGCAGTGACAGTATCGGCAACTACGCTGATTCCAGTTATGCGTCCCGTAATGCTGTAGAGCATACCCTTGTTGCAGGAGTCAATGGATCCTACCAGATCACCGATACGCTGAAAACCTTTGGGCAACTGGATTATATCACCATAGAGAACTATCAGAATATTTCTGGACAGAAAGCGAGTGATATTCAGTTTACCCTTGGCCTGAGCTATACAATCTGATAAGGGAGTGCGTGTGAGACGACTATCCATCATTCTGTTGTTGATTGGAATATGCGTGGGACCACTTCTTGCCACCACCGGCGCACAGGAAGTGATCCCTCTCTCTGATCCCATCTATCAGGAGATGGACCTCCTGTACTTGATTACAGGAACAGGTACACCTTCCGCTTCCCGGCCTTGGACGAAAGCTGAAGCCCAAAAGCTGCTCTCCAATATCAACGCTGGGGAGGAGGGGAGCACGCAGCATGCGCTCTATGCTTCCATACATCAAACGGCGTATGAATCACTTCGTTGGTTGTTTCCTGACGAATTTGCTCTCTCGGCCAACCTCGATCTTTCTCTGGAGGGCTATGCCCATCATAACCCATCGTATAACTCCTTGGGGAGATGGAATTATGCTTTCCCGGACCGAAAGCCTCTGGCTAGACTCCGGTTGGATATGGCAATATCAGATTTTTTCTACACCTATAGTGATTTGCAATATGGGTATGGTTTATATACACATGATGATGTAATTCCACATCTTGCAGATGACCATACATTGGTAGGTGCGCTTATCCCTGAGGCAAGTACCAATAATATATACTATATAGATGGGTCGACCCCCCTCATCCAATATCAGAAACGTTTTGCAAACAACCTGATTCCTGCAAGCAAGCATTTTGACTTCCAATGGCCAAAACGCGCAGTATTCTCTGTTGGTTCCGGGCATTGGAATCTTACCTTCAGCCGAGATAGGATTTCATGGGGTAACTCCAGGATCGGGAACTTCATCTTGGATGATCATATCGACTTCCATGAGTATCTTCGTTTTACTGCCTTTTCAAACTATTTCAAATATGAGGCATTGACGGTTTTCTTCGATACCTACTATGCCAATGAACCACACATTCGTATGTTGCTCGCTCATCGTCTGGAATTCCGACCTTGGGAGAAACTGACGCTTGCAGTTAGTGAGAATGTCATGTACAAGGATGATTTCCTGGATGTCAGATTTCTCAACCCATCATTTATCTATCATAACCTGCATCAGGAGAGTAAGTTCAACGCAATAGCGCATGCTGAACTGGCCTACGTCCCTGTCTCAGGGGTCCGTCTATATGGACAGTTTGCCTTGGATCAAGCTGTTGCCCCTAATGAGGACCCTGATGAAGAGGACACAGCCTGGGCTCTTTCTTTGGGACTGGAAGTGGCAAGACCACTGGAAAGGGGTGTGCTCTCCAGCGTATGGGAAGCTTCCATGGCTCTTCCCAGTATGTATCGCCGAGATCATGTTGACTTCTTGATGATCCGGCGGTATGCAGGACTTGGGAGGACCGTGCATCTGCTTGACTACATCGGTTCACCCTATGGGGGGGATGCCTTGGTGTTTCTCTCTGAGACAAACTACCATGTACCCTCAGTTGGTACCCTCTCCCTGACCTTCACAGCTGCCCTGAAAGGCGAGATAGATATGTATACACCAAGTATTGGTGGTACCACTGATTATGGTGCTGTTCTGTTCTCACAAAATATGATCTCAACAGCTTTTTGTGCAACTCTCTCAGGAAAGAAGGAGCTGGAACTAAGCTTATCAGGTATTGAGCGATGGGAAATTTATTCTAGTCTCTCGTATCTCTCCTTTGGGGAGTATTTACAATCGAGTCATACGTTTACTCTAGATTCTTGGGATCTGCAGGTTGTTTTGGGAACCTCAGTTACTTTCTAATGACAAATGTACAGTGAGAAAATTATGTCACAAGTTAAACGGTATTCATTGACGGCAAGGGCAAACTGAGGGTAGGATGAAAGTAGAGATGGACCTTGTTTATGTGTTTCCTTCTAACAATGGTCTTTCTTCTGGAGTTCTGAGACGATTTCTTCTGACCGTTCCCTTTGCGTGGGGGGAATCGAAAAGTTGACGGCTGCCTGGGGAGGTGGCCGTCAGTCTTGAGGAACTATGGAACGGTAGAGCATGAGACTTCACTGTGGGGTGTGAGGTCTCATTGCTTTTTTTTGAGTTTTTTGGTTTTAGTTCTCGAAAAACCGATTTCCAATATCTTGCCGATACCAGGCACCTTCAAAATTTACCTGTTTGGCACCTTTGTATGCATTCTTGTTTGCATTCATGATATTGTAGCCGATTCCCACCACAGTGACACAACGTCCACCGGTGGTAACCAATTTGCCTTCATACTCTTGGACTCCTCCGAAAAAGTAACGAGGAGCGCCTTCGAAGCTATTGTACAGCAGGGGAGCCGGCATTGGCTCAAGGTTTTTCCCAATAATGGGTTTTTCCGGATACCCATCAGAAGCAACCACCAAGGCTACTGCCGATTGATTGGAAACCTCAAGATTGAGGGATGAAAGCGTATCATGCTTCATGGCATCAAGAATATCGACAATGTCCGTATTGATGAGTGGAACGAATGCCTGAGCGGCAGGATCGTTGAAGCGAACGTGATAATCAACAAGAATCGGCCCATTCTTGGTAATGATGACACTGATGGTCAGCACACCCTTGTAGGACATTTTTTCTGCCTTCAAGCCAAACAATACCGGTTCAATGATTGAATCGACAAGGGCGTCACTAAGAGTTTTCTGGAGTGGGACCGGGCAAATGGAACCCATACCTCCGGTAGGCAGTCCTCCCTCCTCGACTTTCATGTAGTCGCTTGAGGTGGGAAGCATAAGATACCCTTTGTTATCCAAGAAGAGGGTGATGGTTATGGGAAGGCCATTGAGGTGTTCTTCCAGAATGATCGGGCCAGTGGCAAGTAGTCCCTTGGAAAAATCCATGAGGGTGGAGTAATCAGTGGAATCTACCATGACCCTACTGGGTGCAATAGCATTGCTTTTTACCACGAATCGTTCACCTTCATGACGTTTTAAATACTCTGAGAGTTTTTCTTCATCATCAAAGAGAACGTGGGAAGAGGTAGGAATGTTATGGCGGTCGGAAAACATACGGGCAAAATTTCGATCGCCTTCAAGCTTCAAAGCCCTGTTGGGTGCTCCGAATGTGTCTATTCCCCGTTCGTTGAGAAAGTCGATGACACCTGTAAAGAGTGGTGCCTCAGTACCCACAAAGACGAAGTCGATACCATAGGTTTGGCAAGCCTCGTATACCTGCTCAGGGTCAGAAGGGTCAATTGACAGATTTACCGCAATTGTCTTAGTTCCTACATTTCCAGGTGCTACATACAGACCATCAATCAGACGACTTTGAGAGAACCACCATGCAATGGCATGGTCTTTCGCTCCGGACCCTAACACTAATACTCTCATTGCATTTCCTTCCCGATGTGATTGCTCAAATAAACGTACCATTTTACCGCTTTACAGGTCAACAAGTGGGCTGAGAGCCTCAAGATACTGTTCACGTCTGGAGGCATGTACCACCGCTTGCTTAATTGTTGAGGTATTGGGAATTCCTTTCAGATAACTGCAGGTATGTTTTCTCATCAACGTGCATGCCGTTGTTTCTCCAAAGGTATCGATCATGAGGTCCAAGTGCCGCAGAATGGCAACCCTTCTCATTTCAACGGTGATTGGCTCAGGGTCCCTGCCTTGCAAGATGGCTTTGGCCTGGGAGAATATGAAGGGATTACCAATAGATCCCCGTGCAAACATCACCCCATCGATACCGGTTTCTTCAAGCATTCTCTTGGCATCTTCTGCCTTGAACAGATCACCGGAACCGAAGATTGGTACCTGATAATTGTGCTGGAGCGTGTACTGCTTGAGTTCAGTGAGCTTGCTCCAATCAGCAAATGGCGCATAGCCTTGGCTGCGGGTCCGAGCATGGAGCGTCAATGCACTTGCCCCTCCATCCAGGGCCGCTTGTGCAAATTCAAGAAAGTTCTCACTCTGTGCATCCCATCCTGTTCTAAACTTGACCGAAACAGGGATGTCTGTCTCATCCGTGATGGTGCGGACCACCTCGGTTATGAGTTTTGGCTGCTTCATCATGGCTGAACCTGCTCCAGTCTTGGTAACCTTGGGAACTGGGCAACCGCAATTGATATCAATCACCTCGGGTTGGTAAGGTTGAAGCTGGGCAAGTGCTTCCTTGAGCGATTCTGTGTTTCCCATGAATAGCTGAACAGCGTACTGCCTCTCGTTTGGGGCTCGATCCATGAGCGCAAGTGTTTTCTCGCCTTCTCTTGCAAGACCTTCGGCGCTGACCATCTCTGTAAATGTAAAGTCCGCTCCTGCTTCGATGCAGAGCGTTCTGAATGGAATATCTGTGTATCCGGCAAGTGGGGCAAGAAACACGTTTCCGCCTAGCGTTGTCGAGCCGATTGTTACGGGGTGATAAAGATGCTTTCTGTTCATATATCCTTCGGAAGGGCAAAGGCCCTGAGGCTGTTAGCATAAAGCGTTTGCGAAAGCGCTTCAAGGGATGTTTGCCTCAGTGCTGCAAGAACAGTTGCCGTTTCCAGAATGTATTGCATTTTATTTCGCTCTCCCTTGTGGGAGTAGGGAGTCATAAAGGGAGCTTCGCTCTCTATGACAATCCTGTCTTCAGGAAGGCGTATGGCTACATCTTGCAGCGTCCGGCTATTCTTGAAGGTCAGGTTCCCTGCGAATGAGAAGGTAAGATTCATATCCAATGCTCGTTGAGCGAATGCCCAATCTTCTCCAAAGCAGTGGAGAATTCCACCCTTTGGAGGAAGCTTTTCCTCGAGTATGGGCAGTAGGTCTTCTCCTGCGTTTCGGTTGTGGATAATCACAGGAAGGTCGAGATGTTTGGCAATCTCGAGATGCTTGAGCATCAGCTCTATCTGTGCAGTCTTATCGCCCCCGAACATATGGTAATAGTCCAGTCCTGTCTCTCCAATGGCAATGACACGTTTCTTTTTTGCATGGGAGATGACCCTCTCTTCCCAATCATGCCCTGGATGGGCTACTTCGGTAGGGGAGACCCCTACTGCATGGTAGACATCCTTTGCGCTCTCCAAATTGGTGTAGGTCTTTTCAAAATCGCTTAGACTGTTGCAGATGCTCACAACATGCTTGACCGACTTGACTTTGGCAAGTTGGACAGCAAGTAGTTGTTCCATTTTGTCATCCTGGATCAGCCCTATGTGGGCGTGCGTGTCAAACAGTTGCATACCGACTCCTTGAGAAGCTTACAAGCCTGTGTGGAGGATGGGTCCACTATAGCATGGGTGGTGTGAGTCGTCAACGTTGTAACTCATACGCAGCAAAATAGTTATATACACATGTAGAGAGTTTGACAATTTATTATTGACGTGGTAGCTTTACTTCAGTGCCACGATCAAATGGCAAAGGATATAGATGAAACGAGAACGAACGAATGCCGATAGCCGTGTCCAGAAGAACCGGCCATCAAGAGGCTATATATATTTGGTTAAGAACCCTTCTTCAAATGAGATGAGCATCTGTGCCTGGGACTCTGTTTTGTATCCAGGAACCTCAGTGGTTGCTCCCACCCGTTATGGACTTGATCTTGGGATCATCGTCTCCGCTGCAGACCAACTAGGAAAGTCCTACGAACCCGGTTGTGACCAACCGAGATCCGCATGTTTTCATGCAGAATCCTGTCTTCCCAAGGAAGAGCGGGAAGAGGTTTATGCAGGGGAGCCGGAGGAAGCGTTGCCTTCTTACTCTCCTGAAAAAGATGAGGATCCGTGCGAATCCTGTACTGGGTGCAATCCCCCGAGAGAACCAGAAGAGGTTGATATTTCGGGTGATGTTGTGTGGATTGATCGTCTTGCGACTCCCTCAGATATGAGTCGCTACCAGGAGCAGTCAGAGAAAGAGGATGAAGCGATGCGAATATGCAGAGAGAAAATCGCTCATCACAAGCTTGATATGAAACTGGTGACTGCCCACTTCCTGCTTGGAGAACCGAAGATTATTTTCTTTTTTACTGCAGATGTACGTGTGGACTTCCGTGAACTGGTCAAGGATTTGGTCTCTGTCTTCCGTATCCGGATCGAGCTGAGGCAGATTGGAGTCAGGGATGAGAGCCGGGTGCTTGGCGGTCTTGCTGTCTGTGGGCGTGATTATTGTTGTCATAGTGTGACTGATAAGCTTAATCCAGTCTCCATCAAGATGGCCAAGGAGCAAAATCTTTCACTGAATTCCATGAAGATCTCCGGACCTTGTGGGAGATTGCTTTGTTGTCTTTCCTATGAATATGATTTCTATGTGGAGGAAAAACGTAACTATCCTCCCGAGGGAAGCAAATTAAAGGTTGGCTATGACTTGATGAAAGTTCATGAAGTTAACATACTGTCGAAACGTATCATGCTCAGTGGAAGTGAAGGAAGAATGCTTACCATCCCGCAGAATGCGGTATTTTTCAATATTGACACCAAGCGATGGGAGCTTGAGAAGGAGTTTGCGAACGAATTTTTGTCAAATTGATATAAAGCATTGTATTGACCCATTTTATAGACTGTGATATGTTTTTAGACCGTCGGCACTTTGTTGCCGACCTCAACTTTAATAAATGAAATACGTATTCAAGGTAATATGTTTGGAGGTATTACGTGATTAACAGGTCTGCTGAAAAAAGAGAGCGACAGAGCCAAGTCCGGAAAATGAGAAACCGTGCAACCAAGAGCACTATGCGCACCGCAATCAAGAAATTTGATTCTGCTGTAACTGCCGGAGACAAGGAAGCTGCCGCTACTGCTTTGGCTTTAAGTCTCAAGCTGCTTGATTCAACTGCCGGAAAGGGTGTCATCCACCACAACACAGCCAACCGCAAGAAATCCAGATTGCAGAGCCGTTTCAATAAGATGACCGATCAGGCTGCTGTATAATCAGTAAGTCAGAATGATGAACGTGCCGATTGTTGATCGGTATGTAAACATGCGTATAGAACGTGTTTAAGGAGTAACCATGGCAGGACCAAAGTTGACAAAAGCAGCCATAATCGAGAGTCTCCATGAGAAGCATGGACTGAATAGGGCCGACATTCATACAATCATTGATGAGTTCTTTGAAGAAGTGAAAAACGGTCTCCGGAATGATCAGGTCATTGAGCTTCGTGGATTTGGAACATTTGAGGTTCGCACTCGTAAGGGCCGTGAAAGAGCGCGTAATCCAAAGACTGGCGCCATTGTTGCCGTCGAAACACATGGAGTTGCCATTTTCCGTCCAGGCAAAGAACTCAAGGACTATGTGTGGGATTTGCGTGATAATAAACCGGAGAAGGAATAACCTTCTACGTTTCCAATAATTAGGAGAAAATCTCTTGGTTGACTTGCATGCAAGACGGAACCTCAGAACGGTTTGTTCTGAGGTTCTTGTGTTATTAGTATCGGCATTTGTCTACTCAATTGCTTTCCCTGGTCTCATTTCGGCCAATGGCATTGGGTTTGTCGCAATGGTATCACTGATTCCTGTATTTGCAGTAATCAGGAACACAAGCTGGAAGTTGACCCCAATCTATGGTTTCTTCTACGGTTTCATGTTCTATCTCTTCTTCAACTACTGGCTCAAGACCTTCCACCCCCTTGCAATCCTGATTGTACCGATTATCAAGGGAGGGGAGATGCTGATGCTCTTCCCCGTACTTAAGGCAGCGCAGAAGCTGTTCAAGAAATACGGATATTTGGTTGAAGCCTTGGTATGGGTCGCATACTCCTATCTGAGTCAGGATTGGTTTGCGGGGTACCCCTATGGGACCCTGGGGTCTGCCGTCTACCGTTATCTTCCTCTTATCCAGATTTCCGAAATTTTTGGAATCTGGGGAGTCACCTTCCTATTGGTGATGCCTCAGACTTTCCTTGGTGCATATCTTCACCGTTGGTTCAGTGACCGCGAGTACTCCTTGAAGGGGTACCTGAGGGAACACCTCGCTTTTATCATCGGTTATGGGATTGCTCTCCTTGCTACCTTGATCTTCGGGTTTGCATCCATGGCGTACTGGAATGCCCAGGAACCTGATAAAACCTGGCGAGTGGCTACCATTCAGCATAGCGCAGATACCTGGGAGGGCGGGTATGCCACCTACAAGCGGAACTTCAACACGTTGCGTAAGATGAGCCTGGAGGCGTTGAGTGAAGACCCCGATATTATTCTCTGGTCTGAGACAGCCTTTGTGCCATCAGTAGCTTGGCATGAAAACTATCCTTCCGACCCAGCAACTTCCGCCTTGGTAGAGGAGTTTGTTGAATTCGGTAAGTCGCTTCCCATTCCTTTGGTTACGGGTAACCCTGAGGGAGTCATTGAAGACCCCAGTAAACCAGCTTTCAGCGAGAATGGCTCATGGAACCGTACCGATTACAACACGGTCATATTCTTTGAAGACGGGAGAATCAAGAACACCTATAGGAAGCAACATCTGGTACCCTTCACAGAACACTTCCCCTATGAAAAGCAGATGCCTTGGCTCTATAATCTCCTGCTTGCAAATGATTATAACTGGTGGGAGACCGGCTATGACCCTGTGGTGTTTGAGACTGAGGAGGGGGTGAAGTTCTCTACCCCGATCTGCTTCGAGGATGTTTTCGGGTATCTGAACGCTGACTTTGTTGCCAGTGGCGCTGATGTCATCGTAAACATGACCAATGATGGGTGGTCGAAAGCTGTCTCCGCTGAGATGCAACACCTTGGCTTGGCTGTATTCCGTTCCATTGAGAACCGAAGAACCACAGTCCGCGGCACCAATAGCGGAATGACCTGCGTAATTGATGTGAATGGAAAGATTGTTGATCCTATGGAACCCTTTACCGTTGGCTACCATATCTATGATGTACCGGTATTCAGCGGAGAATCGCACGGGAACACTATCTATACCCGGTATGTAAATTGGTTTGCATATCTAACCGTCTATCTATCAGCAATCCTTCTTGCAGGAGGTATGCTATATCGCTTGTATCGATATTTCACCAAGGACAGGCAGAAACCAGAATGACCTATACCAGTGCTGCACTCTTTATCATTGGAACCGAATTGACTCGGGGGGTCATTGCTGACCGCCATACCCAAGTCATCTCAAGTCAGTTGACCCAGTTGGGGTATCGTGTTGATCGGATGGTGCTCGTCCCTGATGATGGTACCATCGGGGATGTCCTGAGGGACTGCATCGATAATTGTGACCTGGTAGTGATGACTGGAGGGCTTGGGCCAACCAGTGACGATATGACTCGTACCATCGTTGCCAATCTTGCCAAGGTTCCCTTGGTCCGTAACCAGGAAGCATTCGATACCCTGTATGCACGAATAGGACAGCGGATCTGGGGTGCCAATGAACAGCAGACCATGATCCCACAGGGCTTTGAGCTCATTCCAAACCCTCTAGGGACAGCCCCTGGTTTCAAAGGATTCATACCCGATGGGGGACGACAGATTGCCTGTGTGGCAATGCCAGGACCTCCCAGGGAGATGAATCCCATGTTCTTTGACCAGGTAATTCCCTGGCTTGCCCAATTGATCGGGCATGACGATTTTTCTCGTAGTGAGTATTCTACATTCCTTATCCCTGAATCAAAACTGGAAGAGCTCTGCAAATCCATTTCCTTCAACGGAATGCAGTGGGGTACCCGTTTCCAGGATCTAAAGATAAGTTTGTATCTCGTTGATAGCAGTGAGGCTGACCGAACAGAGATGGCAAACCGTCTTCGGTCATTGGTAGGGGGGTGTCTGGTGGTTGATGGGGACGTCCAGCCTTCTAGTTTGCTCACTTCGTTGCTTGAAGAACGAGGAGAAACGATAAGCACAGCTGAGAGCTGTACCTCCGGTTACATTGCAAAGCTACTCACCGACCAGGCAGGTAGTTCTGCATGGTTCTGGGGTGGGGTGGCAAGCTATGCAAATGAGGCAAAGAAGCACTTGCTTGGTGTACGGGATGAGACCCTGGAGCACTATGGGGCAGTCAGTGAAGCATGTGTCCTGGAGATGGCAGAGGGTATACGACGACTTTCTGGTAGTGATTGGTCTCTTTCGGTAAGTGGCATTGCCGGGCCTGATGGTGGTACGCCTGAAAAACCGGTAGGCACTGTATGGTTTGGCTTTGCCTCTAAAACTCGTGAGAGTGCAGCGGTACAAGTACATATCTCATCCTATGGGAGGGATTCGGTAAGAAGAAGAGCCTCGGTAATGGCATTAATTCTTGCAAGCCAATACATCAAAGGAGCCTGCTTGCTTGACACTGTTAAGAAGTGGCAATATATTTAAAGAACCAAACAGCGGAAAGAATTATCAGTAAGTACGTTCCAATTCCGCATATTCTTACATTCTGTATTACAAATTAAGGAACTGGGCACTAGGTGCACCTTTATATAGATGAGGTGCAACACATTTTCCCTTTTCCGTTGGAGTTAATCCTATGTCTTCCGAAGAATTAGAGTTTAATGAAGCCAGCGTGGCTGTTGCATCTGAGCAGGAATCTGTAAAGAAGCCGATGCGGCGTGTGACCCGAAAAAAGAGCCCTGTAGGAGCGAAAGCACCTGAAAGCACGAGTGATGTGGCTGAGCAGAAAGTGGAGACACAGGATGCTCCTGAGCCAAAAAAACGTCGAGGGAGACCAAAAAAGAGCGAATCTGACAAGAGTACAGCAAAAAAAAGCTCTTCTGATTCTAACCAACCTCAACTCGAGTTGGAGGATAAACAGAATAATCCTGCTCCTGAACAGGAACAGTCAGTAGATACTTCCCGTCCTCCTGCACAATACAAGCAGGAGCAGAAGAGCCAGAACCAAAACCCGAACCAGAACCATCGCAAACCCTATAACAATAGAAACAACCGAAATTCCCAGAACAGAAACCATCCAAAAGGGTCCTATCCAAAGAGCCAGAGCTTTGGTTCCAATAGGGGAGGACGTCCTAATCATCAAGAAGAATCTTCCAATGATTTACATATCGAGGAACATCCTGAGGCTCCTGTCCTGGTGCTTGAAGATTTCACCACCCTATCCATTGACGAACTTCGCAAGGTAGGTTTGGATCGTGGGCTGAATGCAGATACCATCCTTGACTTGCGCAAGCAGGAAATTGTTGCTGAAATTCTTCGCTTGCATACTGCAAGTGGCGGTGTAATTGTGGGAACAGGTACCTTGGAAATCCTTCCAGATGGATTTGGGTTCCTCCGCTCCCCCTCAAACAGTTATCTCTCAGGGTTGGAAGATGTCTACGTCTCTCCCGCCCAGATCAAGAGTCTCTATCTGAAGACCGGTGATGTGGTATATGGACAGGTGAGGACTCCACGTGAGAATGAACGGTTCTTTGCCATCCTGAAAATATTGAAGGTAAATGGTGATGAGCCGATTACCGCAAAAATGCGCGTACCGTTTGATAGCCTGACTCCCTTGTTCCCTGACCAAAGACTTAAGCTGGAGACAGCTGAAGAAGATATGTCGACAAGGATTATTGATATGTTCTGCCCTATCGGAAAGGGCCAACGCTCCTTGATCGTTGCCCCTCCCCGTACAGGTAAGACAGTGCTTCTGCAGAAGATTGCAAACTCCATCAGTACGAATCATCCTGAAGTTGTCCTGATGGTACTGCTGGTTGATGAACGCCCTGAGGAAGTCACTGACATGCGTCGCCATGTCAACGGCGAGGTAATTGCCTCTACCTTTGACGAGCAAGCCAGCAGACATGTGCAGGTAGCTGAGATGGTGATTGAAAAAGCAAAACGGCTCGTTGAGCACAAGAAGGATGTAGTTATCCTCCTGGACTCCATTACTCGTCTTGCACGTGCCTATAACCAGACAGTTCCTGCAAGTGGCAAGATACTCAGTGGAGGTGTGGACTCGAATGCACTGCACAAACCAAAGAGATTCTTTGGTGCTGCAAGGAATATTGAATTTGGTGGCAGTCTTACCATTGTTGCCACTGGGTTGATCGAGACAGGTTCCAGAATGGATGAGGTTATCTTTGAAGAGTTCAAGGGAACCGGTAACAACGAAATTATCCTGGACCGTCGTCTTGCGGACAAGCGACTCTTCCCGGCGATCAACATCAAGAAGAGTGGAACCCGTCGTGAAGACCTGTTGTTGCCTTCTGATGAAGCTGCCAGAATCTGGCTTATGCGTAATGCTGTCAATGATATGGACGATCAAGAGATGACTCCGTTCCTCATTGACAAAATTCGGAAGACAAAGGATAATGAGTCGTTCTTGCGTTCTATCAATACCGGTATTCCTTCGAATTCGGCAGCGTACTAGAGACCAGGAACAGATAGAGAGAAACTTGTCTGCTGCCTACAGCCAGCAGAACACATATCCTTGGAGGACCCAAAATGAAAGATGGAATTCATCCCCGTTATGAAATGAAAGAAGTTCGTTGCTCATGTGGCAATGTAATCACGACCAAGTCAACCGCAAAAAATCTTGAAGTTGAAATTTGCTCCGCTTGTCACCCATTCTTTACTGGAACCCAGAAGATGGTTGATACTGCCGGTCGTATCGAACGCTTCAAGAAGCGCTATGGCTTGAACAACTAACCAGATTTATTATCCTGTCTAGTGATACAAGAGACCCTCTTTTTTGGAGTACCCAGGAAAGGGGGTTTTTTGTAAGTTTTGGATTCCTGTTCACGCATTTGTTGGTCATGTGGGGAAATGCACGAGTCCCAAATTATACAAAAGTAGGTTTTTTGTTGCATTATGCTGACAAGTATCCTAAAATTGACCCATAAAAATTAGGTTGGGGCATGGACAACATCAGAAAACAACACATCAAGGAATACGGCGATTCTCCGCTGGTGATTGCGCAGGTACCTGGAACATGTACCTTGCTTGGTAGTTACGCGGACGCATGTAGAGGATGGTCCTTGGTGGGAACCGATCACTCCTCGCTGTATGTTGCTATCTCTTACCGGGATGACCAACTCGTGAGGCTCTATAACCCAACCCTCAATGACCGGAAGCGATTCTCATTAAACAATATCAAGTATCGCAAGGAAGACCGATGGGGAAATTTCCTGAAAGCGGTGTTCTCGGTTCTTGCAAGCGAAGGAACTGATTTCACAGGTATGAATATAACTGTCGAAGGAAGCCTCCTCCATGCTGATACCCAGATGGTGAGTACTGCATGCTCGCTTGGGACCTGCCTCGCCCTTGATGCATTGCTTGGTCTTAAGCTGAGTTTTTCCTCCCAGATAAGAATCGCTTATCAGGCATGTACGACATTCAATAATGAAGTATGCTCAATCAGTGATCTTCTTACCATGCTCAATGGAAAGAAGGAGACCGTACTGTTCTATGATCTTCAGCATGTGACCTACAAGGAGTTGCCTTTTCCATTCACCAACAAGAATGAAGAGTATGTGGCAATCATCGTGGATAGCAAGATTTCCCCGAATGCGATGAGAGAAGAG
The sequence above is drawn from the uncultured Sphaerochaeta sp. genome and encodes:
- the purD gene encoding phosphoribosylamine--glycine ligase; the protein is MRVLVLGSGAKDHAIAWWFSQSRLIDGLYVAPGNVGTKTIAVNLSIDPSDPEQVYEACQTYGIDFVFVGTEAPLFTGVIDFLNERGIDTFGAPNRALKLEGDRNFARMFSDRHNIPTSSHVLFDDEEKLSEYLKRHEGERFVVKSNAIAPSRVMVDSTDYSTLMDFSKGLLATGPIILEEHLNGLPITITLFLDNKGYLMLPTSSDYMKVEEGGLPTGGMGSICPVPLQKTLSDALVDSIIEPVLFGLKAEKMSYKGVLTISVIITKNGPILVDYHVRFNDPAAQAFVPLINTDIVDILDAMKHDTLSSLNLEVSNQSAVALVVASDGYPEKPIIGKNLEPMPAPLLYNSFEGAPRYFFGGVQEYEGKLVTTGGRCVTVVGIGYNIMNANKNAYKGAKQVNFEGAWYRQDIGNRFFEN
- the dusB gene encoding tRNA dihydrouridine synthase DusB, yielding MNRKHLYHPVTIGSTTLGGNVFLAPLAGYTDIPFRTLCIEAGADFTFTEMVSAEGLAREGEKTLALMDRAPNERQYAVQLFMGNTESLKEALAQLQPYQPEVIDINCGCPVPKVTKTGAGSAMMKQPKLITEVVRTITDETDIPVSVKFRTGWDAQSENFLEFAQAALDGGASALTLHARTRSQGYAPFADWSKLTELKQYTLQHNYQVPIFGSGDLFKAEDAKRMLEETGIDGVMFARGSIGNPFIFSQAKAILQGRDPEPITVEMRRVAILRHLDLMIDTFGETTACTLMRKHTCSYLKGIPNTSTIKQAVVHASRREQYLEALSPLVDL
- a CDS encoding TatD family hydrolase, coding for MQLFDTHAHIGLIQDDKMEQLLAVQLAKVKSVKHVVSICNSLSDFEKTYTNLESAKDVYHAVGVSPTEVAHPGHDWEERVISHAKKKRVIAIGETGLDYYHMFGGDKTAQIELMLKHLEIAKHLDLPVIIHNRNAGEDLLPILEEKLPPKGGILHCFGEDWAFAQRALDMNLTFSFAGNLTFKNSRTLQDVAIRLPEDRIVIESEAPFMTPYSHKGERNKMQYILETATVLAALRQTSLEALSQTLYANSLRAFALPKDI
- the ricT gene encoding regulatory iron-sulfur-containing complex subunit RicT, whose amino-acid sequence is MKRERTNADSRVQKNRPSRGYIYLVKNPSSNEMSICAWDSVLYPGTSVVAPTRYGLDLGIIVSAADQLGKSYEPGCDQPRSACFHAESCLPKEEREEVYAGEPEEALPSYSPEKDEDPCESCTGCNPPREPEEVDISGDVVWIDRLATPSDMSRYQEQSEKEDEAMRICREKIAHHKLDMKLVTAHFLLGEPKIIFFFTADVRVDFRELVKDLVSVFRIRIELRQIGVRDESRVLGGLAVCGRDYCCHSVTDKLNPVSIKMAKEQNLSLNSMKISGPCGRLLCCLSYEYDFYVEEKRNYPPEGSKLKVGYDLMKVHEVNILSKRIMLSGSEGRMLTIPQNAVFFNIDTKRWELEKEFANEFLSN
- the rpsT gene encoding 30S ribosomal protein S20; this encodes MINRSAEKRERQSQVRKMRNRATKSTMRTAIKKFDSAVTAGDKEAAATALALSLKLLDSTAGKGVIHHNTANRKKSRLQSRFNKMTDQAAV
- a CDS encoding HU family DNA-binding protein codes for the protein MAGPKLTKAAIIESLHEKHGLNRADIHTIIDEFFEEVKNGLRNDQVIELRGFGTFEVRTRKGRERARNPKTGAIVAVETHGVAIFRPGKELKDYVWDLRDNKPEKE